The following proteins are encoded in a genomic region of Zea mays cultivar B73 chromosome 9, Zm-B73-REFERENCE-NAM-5.0, whole genome shotgun sequence:
- the LOC109939158 gene encoding uncharacterized protein yields the protein MKQYQTAAKRLDNALLVLRRFISTGNELRTPVTKDEIVSEVARQLNINIHPENLHLHSPLASLGEFELPLRLPQNIPCPEGNQ from the exons CGGCTAGATAACGCACTCTTG GTGTTGAGGAGGTTCATCTCGACTGGAAACGAGCTGCGTACTCCTGTaacaaaagatgaaattgttTCCGAG GTGGCGAGGCAGCTCAACATCAACATCCATCCGGAGAACCTGCATCTGCACTCACCTTTGGCGTCGCTCGGCGAATTTGAGTTGCCCCTCCGGTTACCGCAGAACATACCGTGCCCAGAAGGTAACCAATAA